In a single window of the Labeo rohita strain BAU-BD-2019 chromosome 23, IGBB_LRoh.1.0, whole genome shotgun sequence genome:
- the irx7 gene encoding iroquois homeobox 7 codes for MPASPTGFGNFFMDRNINMPAGYQLLGCPSGMQQPPPHLVGMAGVPLPFSGIPGYSFIPYPHPGHMAHISNSYDLKAASPYHQALLGRGGPYYTPYRPMPADDPSRVTKVATRESTSALKAWLSEHLKNPYPTKGEKIMLAIVTKMSLTQVSTWFANARRRLKKENRVSWASKGKSDEEDEEEEAESEEEESLRKVTEDEDEIDPQTVDEEEDDVAVSKSVEDRLAEGLEQQKESDKSDTSCETRKEVCKQNVEVQKPKIWSLAETATSDIVKKPSELKHHSPDFGKWWAGWPSRDSYSPVNLSTHDLLKQSQ; via the exons ATGCCTGCTTCACCAACGGGGTTTGGAAACTTCTTCATGGACAGAAACATCAACATGCCCGCTGGATATCAATTATTGGGCTGCCCATCTGGAATGCAACAGCCACCGCCACATCTTGTGGGCATGGCTGGGGTTCCTTTACCTTTCTCAGGAATACCGGGGTACAGTTTCATCCCTTATCCTCATCCGGGACACATGGCACACATT AGCAATTCTTATGACCTCAAAGCTGCATCACCGTATCACCAAGCTCTCCTCGGACGTGGAGGACCCTATTACACTCCTTACCGTCCCATGCCGGCTGATGACCCGAGTAGGGTCACCAAAGTGGCCACCAGAGAGAGCACCAGCGCTTTGAAGGCCTGGCTGAGCGAGCACCTGAAGAACCCATATCCCACCAAAGGCGAGAAGATCATGCTGGCCATCGTCACCAAGATGAGCCTCACGCAGGTGTCGACGTGGTTTGCAAACGCTCGGCGCCGCCTGAAGAAGGAGAACCGGGTCAGTTGGGCCTCTAAAGGAAAGTCCGACGAGGAGGACGAGGAAGAAGAGGCTGAGAGTGAAGAGGAGGAATCTTTGAGGAAAGTCACGGAGGATGAAGATGAAATCGATCCTCAAACAGTtgatgaggaggaggatgatgTCGCGGTGTCAAAGTCGGTCGAGGACCGTTTAGCAGAAGGACTTGAGCAGCAAAAAGAAAGTGACAAGTCTGACACGTCGTGTGAGACCAGAAAAGAAGTGTGTAAACAAAACGTCGAAGTCCAGAAACCTAAAATCTGGTCTCTCGCGGAAACCGCGACCTCTGATATTGTAAAGAAACCCAGCGAACTGAAACATCACAGTCCAGACTTTGGCAAGTGGTGGGCTGGATGGCCTTCAAGAGACTCATACTCACCTGTAAACCTCTCCACACATGACCTTCTCAAACAAAGTCAATGA